TCAGATGCCATAATTTTGATAGTCGTGTATAACTCCTCAGTAGTGCTTTCTGAGTTGTTGTCAGCCTCTGGTTTTGAAGATGTTTGGTAAAATTGACTACGTTTGTCTTTTGTATGACACATTGTGGTAACAGTATCAGCCCTTAGTGGAGTATTGTGGTTTTCAGGTCTTAACTTTCCATTTTCAACTTCAGTGTGTGAACACTCCTGACCAGGATGGAGATCTCGATGATGTTGCTCTAGGTTGCAAAGAAAGGCAAACCCTTTTGAGCAAATTTTGCAAACATAGATTTTACCAATGCCATGATAACTGAATCGGTGCTCAAATAAATTAGTGTCACTTTCAAACAACTGCACACAAAATTCACACTTGTATGGCCAAGTGTCTGAATGTTCACCAATATGCTGGCTCAGTCCCTTCATGGACTGGAAGAGCTGATCACAAGCATTACACATGAAGCGCTTACACAGGGGGGGCAAGTGAGATTGCTCATCACTCATATGCCTTATGGAAATGTCTGAGGTTTCCAGTTTGAGATCATCAGTTAAGGATGAATTTTCTCCAGACTCCTCTGTTGTTTCTACTTTTTCTGAAACACTGTGAACAAGTGATGGCAGGGCTGCAGCTACTGAATTCTCTAACGATTGTTCAGTAGAGGATGAGTCCAGTAGTTGATCTTGAGCCTCAACAATGGCAGCTTCTGTCATTTCTGGAACTGATGGCTCAATGTTGACACTCTGTATTTGAGATGAAGCCTGGAGTTCTTGTGCCTCAATGTGATCTGGTGGTGTTTTATCAAAGGCATTAGCTTGGGTTCCAGAGGTCATATTAGATGACTCCAGTGCAACAGTGTATTCAATAACAACTACATTTGGAGAAAATCTCAGAGAACTGATATTTGACTGGTTTACCAACATCGGAGAAATTATATGTGCTTCAGGTGACAAGACAGAATCAATCACCAAGGTCCTTTGTGCTAGATCACACACAGATGTATCTGTAAGAAACTGAGGACTTTGTAAACTTAGAGTTGGTGTTGTGGGGATAAGTGCATCGGTAACGCTTACAGGGGCAGAGTTAAGCCAATTGGGAAGAGTCACATTAAAAGCTGCCAAAGAATTTCCAACAGAGATTTCCATGGGTGTGTTAAGTGGTACAGGACTGGTAGACTGAGCAGTGGTGCTAATAGGGTGAAGCTCTTGATTGGTTATGCATGTTTCTGTTGGAAGAAATATCTCAGCAGGCTCTGGAGTAGCCGAAATGGGCTGGGCTGAAGAGGCAGTATCCAGTGCAGCAGAATTTGCTGGAGAAGGGGTTGCATTCAGTCCAGGAGAGGGTGTGGGCAGCTCAATCATAACACTTTCAGGGTTAGAATGAAGTGGCTCAGACACAGTTGTTGCGGCTACATTTGTTGGTAAAGCATTTTCAGCTGCTGATGTAGAAACATCCACTGCAGCATATTGGCTTAACAGCACTTTCTCCAACATGCTTGAGTTGGGTTTAGTTCTCTTAGCTGATGTCTGTAAGACTAAACATCCAGTTGAGTCAGATTCTGTAGTCTTTCTACTCATGCTCAGATCCAGAACACAGTCATCCAAGATGTCACTGTCTCTCTTATTCACAGCACTGGAGAGATCTAGTGGCTGCTGATTGCATGACCTACCGCCAGTCCCTGGGGCAGAGCAATCCAATGGCAGAACATCTTGAATGGTTTTAATTCTGCTTGTAGCTGCAATTTCAATttcattttcctcttttttagaTAAGCTTATTACGGCAGACATGTTACTGTCTAGCTTTGGCACTTTAGGTGCAGAAGAGTCAGTTTCCTGTACACTGGTAAGGTTTTCAATGGGTGCACTGATTTGTTGTGGAGAGTTAGGAGGGGATGTTGTCCTTCTTTTAAACCTGCTACTTATTGCAGGTAAAAGTGTTAATGATAAAGGTGGGCAGAGTTTTTGGCCTTCACTGATCAGAGAAATTGATGACTTACTGCTGTCCTGGTTTTGTAGGAGCTGCTTTAGCTTAGGGGACAGATAAAtagttttctctttttgtaaAACAATGGTCTCTAGTGTTCGGGGAAATACAGTGCCAATTAATGTACCTTCAGAGGAAGAGGAAGGTGTTGTTAAGATAGATTCAGACTCCAGTTCCGTCTTGATTTGTGGCAGTAAAGGTGGGGTAGAGGTCCTCCTTCTGCCAGAGGATTGACCATTGAGATCAGACGTCATGTTGCCATCATTAGACTCTATTTTAAGAGCCTGTGTAATCTGAGCTGGGTTGACTATTAATGCATCCAGCCCAATCACAGCAGTAGCAGAATTCATCTCCATCACTTCGCAATTGGAAACAGCGCTGGTGGAGATGATTTTCCCATCGATATAGAAGCTGAGGTTCTCAGAGATGTTGTTGGAGATATCAACCATATACTCTTCTGCATGCCTGACCTCATCACGCTGTTGTTGTGTAATGGAAGAAGTTTCTGACGCACCATCTGGATGCTGAATTTGAACCTTATGAGAATTTGCAACTTTCGGACGGACTCCTCTTGGTAACAGACGACGCTCATGTATCCTTCGCTCATGCCTTCTCAAGCTGGTATGACTTCCGAATGCTTTCTTACAGTACTTGCAGGCAAAAGAGCACTTAGTCTCTCCAGTTTCATCGGAGTCACCTTTTCCTTTAAAATTAGCCGCAGGAGTGTTGCTGACTGGCAGCGAACCCAGGGAAAGTTGGTCTCCCTCTTGTAAAGCGACCATTCCCTGAGTCTCTCTAACATCCTGTGGTACAGGGCTAATTATGAGACCACCTGTCCTTTTATGTGGGTTACTATGTCTTCTCTCATGTCTTCGTCTACAGAACTGTGTATTGAAGCACTTCCTGCAGTAGCGGCATTTAAATATCTGTTTGTGGCAGGATGACATGGAACAAATGTGCTCTTCCAGGCCTTGCTTGGTAGTAAACCTTTTTTGACAGTGCTGACAGACCAGCATGCATGAATCCTGGTGGTTAAGATCAAGGGACATCTTAGGGTCATATTCTTGGTCCTGGTTAACATCAGCTTCACAAGAATGAAAGTGTGATTTATTGTCCTGTTTGAGTTCCGTCTTACCGGTCTTACAGGTGAGATCTTTTTCTCGAATTATTATGCTATTGGGTTGCAAGGGTTTTGGTTCCACAGCTGACCTAGTGATTCTCTGTGCTGCCAAGATGTTTTGGTCCTCCTTAGACTGCTCCATCATTTCGTCAGGGTGTGTTTCGTCTGTCTCAGTCTCTTTCTCCTTTA
This region of Clarias gariepinus isolate MV-2021 ecotype Netherlands chromosome 9, CGAR_prim_01v2, whole genome shotgun sequence genomic DNA includes:
- the prdm2a gene encoding PR domain zinc finger protein 2 isoform X1, with product MSPDTDKAVKTEELLVSSEEQQYVILHCPTASHQPSLTGESSTIHDSLKEKETETDETHPDEMMEQSKEDQNILAAQRITRSAVEPKPLQPNSIIIREKDLTCKTGKTELKQDNKSHFHSCEADVNQDQEYDPKMSLDLNHQDSCMLVCQHCQKRFTTKQGLEEHICSMSSCHKQIFKCRYCRKCFNTQFCRRRHERRHSNPHKRTGGLIISPVPQDVRETQGMVALQEGDQLSLGSLPVSNTPAANFKGKGDSDETGETKCSFACKYCKKAFGSHTSLRRHERRIHERRLLPRGVRPKVANSHKVQIQHPDGASETSSITQQQRDEVRHAEEYMVDISNNISENLSFYIDGKIISTSAVSNCEVMEMNSATAVIGLDALIVNPAQITQALKIESNDGNMTSDLNGQSSGRRRTSTPPLLPQIKTELESESILTTPSSSSEGTLIGTVFPRTLETIVLQKEKTIYLSPKLKQLLQNQDSSKSSISLISEGQKLCPPLSLTLLPAISSRFKRRTTSPPNSPQQISAPIENLTSVQETDSSAPKVPKLDSNMSAVISLSKKEENEIEIAATSRIKTIQDVLPLDCSAPGTGGRSCNQQPLDLSSAVNKRDSDILDDCVLDLSMSRKTTESDSTGCLVLQTSAKRTKPNSSMLEKVLLSQYAAVDVSTSAAENALPTNVAATTVSEPLHSNPESVMIELPTPSPGLNATPSPANSAALDTASSAQPISATPEPAEIFLPTETCITNQELHPISTTAQSTSPVPLNTPMEISVGNSLAAFNVTLPNWLNSAPVSVTDALIPTTPTLSLQSPQFLTDTSVCDLAQRTLVIDSVLSPEAHIISPMLVNQSNISSLRFSPNVVVIEYTVALESSNMTSGTQANAFDKTPPDHIEAQELQASSQIQSVNIEPSVPEMTEAAIVEAQDQLLDSSSTEQSLENSVAAALPSLVHSVSEKVETTEESGENSSLTDDLKLETSDISIRHMSDEQSHLPPLCKRFMCNACDQLFQSMKGLSQHIGEHSDTWPYKCEFCVQLFESDTNLFEHRFSYHGIGKIYVCKICSKGFAFLCNLEQHHRDLHPGQECSHTEVENGKLRPENHNTPLRADTVTTMCHTKDKRSQFYQTSSKPEADNNSESTTEELYTTIKIMASEGVKPKVTDVRLGINQHYPSFKPPPFPYHNRTPIGPTTTTATNFTTHNIPQTFSTTVRCTKCGRGFDNMPELHKHILACANASDKKRYTPKKNPIPLKQFAKVQNGVLLPAKGVNLRQNVSQKPGQPKKLHCHESEPKTKLSTHSKRKSVWVQRGRPIGRKSSHEELEVYVCPHCSREFTYHASLKKHMAFSCPMKPICRKPPKRKSSIASTQENHGRIRTRVPDVIMKPQRLNPGQKSFEKKQSNESGSESNVNLPVKAHIGKGKINVRNYRPKTSDILSSSTVHISKKNRLILMEAIQSPLTSKSLVALGKSQQQSNGVHGMDSPIKQRDVELKPSTEASVRVRGPITRRLQQVTSNVVSNANKKANIANSSKCLVQTDDQNVAAHQASAESKKESQKT
- the prdm2a gene encoding PR domain zinc finger protein 2 isoform X2: MGDSENVKTEELLVSSEEQQYVILHCPTASHQPSLTGESSTIHDSLKEKETETDETHPDEMMEQSKEDQNILAAQRITRSAVEPKPLQPNSIIIREKDLTCKTGKTELKQDNKSHFHSCEADVNQDQEYDPKMSLDLNHQDSCMLVCQHCQKRFTTKQGLEEHICSMSSCHKQIFKCRYCRKCFNTQFCRRRHERRHSNPHKRTGGLIISPVPQDVRETQGMVALQEGDQLSLGSLPVSNTPAANFKGKGDSDETGETKCSFACKYCKKAFGSHTSLRRHERRIHERRLLPRGVRPKVANSHKVQIQHPDGASETSSITQQQRDEVRHAEEYMVDISNNISENLSFYIDGKIISTSAVSNCEVMEMNSATAVIGLDALIVNPAQITQALKIESNDGNMTSDLNGQSSGRRRTSTPPLLPQIKTELESESILTTPSSSSEGTLIGTVFPRTLETIVLQKEKTIYLSPKLKQLLQNQDSSKSSISLISEGQKLCPPLSLTLLPAISSRFKRRTTSPPNSPQQISAPIENLTSVQETDSSAPKVPKLDSNMSAVISLSKKEENEIEIAATSRIKTIQDVLPLDCSAPGTGGRSCNQQPLDLSSAVNKRDSDILDDCVLDLSMSRKTTESDSTGCLVLQTSAKRTKPNSSMLEKVLLSQYAAVDVSTSAAENALPTNVAATTVSEPLHSNPESVMIELPTPSPGLNATPSPANSAALDTASSAQPISATPEPAEIFLPTETCITNQELHPISTTAQSTSPVPLNTPMEISVGNSLAAFNVTLPNWLNSAPVSVTDALIPTTPTLSLQSPQFLTDTSVCDLAQRTLVIDSVLSPEAHIISPMLVNQSNISSLRFSPNVVVIEYTVALESSNMTSGTQANAFDKTPPDHIEAQELQASSQIQSVNIEPSVPEMTEAAIVEAQDQLLDSSSTEQSLENSVAAALPSLVHSVSEKVETTEESGENSSLTDDLKLETSDISIRHMSDEQSHLPPLCKRFMCNACDQLFQSMKGLSQHIGEHSDTWPYKCEFCVQLFESDTNLFEHRFSYHGIGKIYVCKICSKGFAFLCNLEQHHRDLHPGQECSHTEVENGKLRPENHNTPLRADTVTTMCHTKDKRSQFYQTSSKPEADNNSESTTEELYTTIKIMASEGVKPKVTDVRLGINQHYPSFKPPPFPYHNRTPIGPTTTTATNFTTHNIPQTFSTTVRCTKCGRGFDNMPELHKHILACANASDKKRYTPKKNPIPLKQFAKVQNGVLLPAKGVNLRQNVSQKPGQPKKLHCHESEPKTKLSTHSKRKSVWVQRGRPIGRKSSHEELEVYVCPHCSREFTYHASLKKHMAFSCPMKPICRKPPKRKSSIASTQENHGRIRTRVPDVIMKPQRLNPGQKSFEKKQSNESGSESNVNLPVKAHIGKGKINVRNYRPKTSDILSSSTVHISKKNRLILMEAIQSPLTSKSLVALGKSQQQSNGVHGMDSPIKQRDVELKPSTEASVRVRGPITRRLQQVTSNVVSNANKKANIANSSKCLVQTDDQNVAAHQASAESKKESQKT